From the Mus musculus strain C57BL/6J chromosome 10, GRCm38.p6 C57BL/6J genome, the window AGGGTATGGAAGGAGAatgcttttgctttttgcctgcttgccctcactctcgcTGGCAGGTTCATCCACCCTGCTGCTGAGGCACTCCCTCACTGGTGTCAGAACCctgttcttcaggattccagtgcaGACCGAAGACCAGCATCCCCTAGGAATCCTACAGGACTCCAGCACTGGATCTGAACTGCTGGGATATCCAGCTTCAAGGACTGAGCAACTAAAGACAACTGCTGAGAACTACCCAGAGCACAGACTATAAGCCACTCTACTGAGGGGCCACTCACGTCTGTatctatctgcatgtgtgtgtgacacataCTACATGTTcattatacatgtacatatatcaaTTCATCAGTTCTATTCCTTCAGAAAGctaacacacagagacagatacacaggcagacagagacactCAGGCAGACAAGGCAGAGAGATGAGGGCTGGCAGAAGTGGCTTCCTTGTGGTGGTCTGAGGAGCCTCTTTACACTTCTAGAGATATGTGTCTGCCACTGCCCGGTTGCTGAGCAGAGACCTCTATACAGTTCACTGCTACGTGTCCCTGGGTGGTATGAGAGGGACTGGTGGGGTAGCCTCCCTGGTGTCCCATGGGGAATAGATTCAACTCTTTCCTGTGATCTGTGGGTGAGCTTTTTGGCCACAGACGCTGCACAGAGCACAGACACTTGTGTGGAGGCTTTGGGGAAATCCCACCATAGTGCCAGTGTAAGGCAGGCATGAGACCCTATGGCGTCCAGTGAGGATGGCCTAGCAGTGGGCACAGACCCTGGTAGTCCTCAGCCTTCCTCATACAGCTCCGGACACCACTCCGAGGCAAAGTCTCAAAggccagtgacagacccaaatcCCAGGATGCCACAGCCAGTCTGGCTGGCTTGATCCTCCCTGTCCAAATCAGCCTCAAAGCCCTGTCTCAATCAGCCCCACTGAAGACCAGTGGCCACAGTGACAGCTCTGGGCCCCATGCAGTGGGCACGAGGGTGGCCATTACCTGAGGAAAGTCGCTGCTCTTGGAGAAGAAGCTGGGGACGGTGGCTGTGGTGGGGTAGCTGGTTTCAGGGCAAGACTGGCCACCAAGGAATGGGGTGGAACCCACGAACTGTCTGCAAAAAGAAGTAAGGATGGTGATCATGGGCCTGGGGACAGAGGATCATAGCACTTCTTCTAGCTGCTGGGAGCTTAGCCACAGGGCAGTCATGATCCAGCCCTGTGCTTCAGACACATAGCTTAGAACATCCTGGGGCAGACTTGAAACAGTCTACCAAGCAGCCTTTCCTACATGGCCCGTCAGACTCCAGGACAGGACAGACAAGTACAACCTAAGACCCTCCCTGGGTCCTCTCCCTGCCCAATTTTGCACCTTGCCCTATTTCTCCATGGCCAAGAAGAGTGAGGAGGGCGTGGCCAGAGCACAGGCCAGTGGATTCCTGGCCACCTCTCCCACGTGAGAAATGATGTCCTGCAGGTGAGGGGTTGAACTcactgggctgggggtggggcccCAGAGCTTCTCTGCTCAGAGCTTCAACTCCTTGAGTCCTGGGGCAGAGAGACAGTAGCCATCCCAAGGCCTCTACCTCTTATCTGAGGAGGTTTGCTAAGACAAATGTGAAGGCAGGCAGGGTGCAGCTGTTAAGGGCTGAGTTTACATAATACACCCCAGAGCCCTGCACTGGGCAGCCAGCTTCATGCAGGTGAGAAGGGTGTGGCCATACCTCTAAACTCAGCCCTGGGAGAGGTAGACACAACCAAGAGTGGTGAGCTCTAGGTCGTGTGACAGATCCAGGCTCAGAAATCAAGGTAGGTCAGGAATGGCAGCCCACAcctttaaggaggcagaggcaggctgatctctgtgagtttgggccagcctggtctacagagcaagctccaggactgccagggctctgttaaacagagaaaccaaagaaactctccaaaaccaaaagaacaaagaaaagaccaAGGTTcgtggggctagagagacagctcagtggttaagagtactggttgtTGTACCAAAGGACccgagttcccagcacccacacggcagctcacaaccatctataaacaCTAGTTCTAGGAGAGCCAATGCCTCTGTGGTATCCATGTCAtatacagacatatgtgcagtCAAAATACCTATAATTGAACTGAATATGACAGTccccctttaatcctagcagtcaggaggcagagggaggcagagagatatttgagttccatgccagcctggtctacatagggatcTCTAGtcatggctacagagtgagaccctccctcaaatgggaaaaaaaaaaaaaaaaaaaacatagtgagTGACTGAGGGAGCTAGCCACCACTGACCTCCGGCTCCACATGTACAGGTGCACACATGTTAGCACAGACGCGCACACACTTGCAGGAGGAATCTCAAGTACCCAGGAAGTTCAGACCACATATGCACTGAGATGTTTGCACAGGGCATCTCCCCAGGCAAACTCCTTCTAAGCCTTTAAAAGCCAGGCCTCTCTGGGTGCTCCAGAGCCCATCCTCCAGCAGCCTCATCCATTTCCAACCCAGATGATGAGACATAGGGCTCACAAAGAGTGGGGTGAGGCCTCACAGTAACACTTACTGGTTTTCACTGGAGAAGGTGGGGTACAAAGACGGTGAGAAACTGCCCCACCAAGGACAGTGCAGGAGTCGGTTCTGAAAACACAGAAGCACAGgcatcaggtgtgggaggaaagCAGACCCTGGTGTGCAAAGGGCAGGGGTCCTGGAGAACCAAGCTGTCAGCCAGGGTCTCAACTGACCCACACATGACAAGAGCCATGGGGACTGCTGAGAGGCCGATGGAGAGAAGGACTTGCTGAGTATGGGTGCATGGCCCCAGAGGGCTCAGTATGTCCCCTTCCAAAAAGAGCCTGGACACTGtgctgggaggggctggggacatgCTCAGAGGCAGAGCCCCCTCTCCCAAACTCCCCAGtgagaggatgggggtggggctcaggGATGGAGCCCCTGTCTAG encodes:
- the Sbno2 gene encoding protein strawberry notch homolog 2 isoform 4 (isoform 4 is encoded by transcript variant 4); this translates as MLAVEPTMDGDFPPHELPPPGGGIQLQNRLLHCPWWGSFSPSLYPTFSSENQQFVGSTPFLGGQSCPETSYPTTATVPSFFSKSSDFPQVMATLVPTAWGPELSLWPLVFSGAD